In bacterium, the following are encoded in one genomic region:
- a CDS encoding thioredoxin family protein — MKKLLKYFLIAIYLIIFLLVPNYVKAQEKEVNLYFFWSKSCPHCAKEKTFLEQIAPDFPSLKTHDFEVGIHNNAVLLQTIGEKLGVETAGVPITIIGRDYFVGYYNDEVTGKTILNLYEKYSKEGDPDLVGMIIREMDGSQNIPTSAVTPPSAISVPSNSITKMVTPTVTPTQKDALVQTDSVDKNVQIPDEIKVPFLGNIDIKNLSLPLITIILGALDGFNPCAMWTLLFLISLLLGMKDKKRRWILGTTFIATSALVYFMFMAAWLNLLLFVGFIIWVRIIIGILGLGCGTYNLKEYFTNKASGCKVTGNENRQKIFKKLRSITQQKKFLLALGGIILLAFAVNLVELICSAGLPVVFTQILTLSNLPKWQYYVYMLLYIFIFMLDDLFVFFSAMITLEMTGLSTKYSRASHLIGGVLMIIIGILIIFKPEILMFG; from the coding sequence ATGAAAAAACTTTTAAAATACTTTTTAATTGCTATCTATTTAATTATTTTTCTGTTAGTACCAAATTACGTAAAGGCTCAAGAAAAAGAAGTTAATCTGTACTTTTTCTGGTCAAAAAGTTGTCCGCATTGCGCTAAGGAAAAAACATTTTTGGAACAAATCGCCCCTGATTTCCCAAGTTTGAAAACCCATGATTTTGAGGTGGGAATTCATAATAATGCAGTACTATTACAAACAATCGGAGAAAAACTCGGAGTGGAAACAGCAGGAGTTCCAATTACTATTATCGGAAGAGACTATTTTGTCGGATATTACAACGATGAAGTTACGGGAAAAACAATACTCAATTTATATGAAAAATATTCAAAAGAGGGAGATCCCGATCTCGTAGGTATGATCATCCGCGAAATGGATGGGTCTCAAAACATCCCAACATCCGCGGTCACTCCACCATCAGCAATTTCTGTTCCCAGCAATTCCATTACGAAAATGGTTACCCCAACCGTAACACCTACCCAGAAAGATGCCCTTGTTCAGACTGATTCAGTAGACAAAAACGTTCAAATTCCCGATGAAATAAAAGTTCCTTTTCTAGGCAATATCGATATCAAAAATTTGTCTTTGCCATTGATAACTATTATATTGGGAGCCCTAGACGGGTTTAATCCTTGCGCGATGTGGACGCTTCTTTTCTTAATAAGTCTACTTCTTGGAATGAAAGATAAAAAAAGGCGTTGGATTTTGGGTACCACTTTTATAGCAACCTCGGCACTCGTCTATTTTATGTTTATGGCGGCGTGGCTTAATTTGCTTTTATTCGTCGGTTTTATCATATGGGTAAGAATAATAATAGGTATTCTAGGACTCGGATGCGGAACCTACAATTTGAAAGAGTATTTCACAAATAAGGCGAGCGGTTGCAAAGTAACAGGAAACGAAAATAGGCAAAAAATCTTTAAAAAATTACGCTCTATTACACAACAAAAAAAATTCCTGCTTGCTTTGGGAGGAATAATTTTACTGGCATTCGCGGTAAACTTGGTAGAATTAATCTGTTCCGCCGGTCTTCCTGTAGTCTTCACACAAATATTAACGCTTAGTAACCTTCCCAAATGGCAATACTACGTGTATATGCTTTTATATATTTTTATATTTATGCTTGACGACCTATTTGTATTTTTCTCAGCGATGATAACTCTGGAAATGACCGGGTTAAGTACTAAATATTCCCGAGCATCTCATCTAATAGGAGGAGTTTTAATGATAATTATCGGAATCCTTATAATCTTCAAACCCGAAATCCTCATGTTCGGTTAA
- a CDS encoding thioredoxin family protein, which yields MKVIKIGAVWCPGCLVMRPRWDEIGKENPWLKIEHFDFDNDKKKVEKYNIKSGNLPIFIFLDKKGNEFLRLSGEKEKDELLKIINENKDR from the coding sequence ATGAAAGTTATAAAAATAGGAGCAGTTTGGTGTCCGGGATGCCTTGTTATGCGCCCGCGATGGGATGAAATTGGAAAAGAAAATCCATGGCTTAAAATTGAACACTTTGATTTTGATAATGACAAGAAAAAGGTCGAAAAGTATAATATCAAAAGTGGTAATTTACCCATCTTTATTTTTCTTGATAAAAAAGGAAATGAGTTTCTGCGCTTATCGGGAGAAAAAGAAAAAGATGAACTTTTAAAGATAATCAATGAAAATAAAGACAGATAA
- a CDS encoding histidine phosphatase family protein, with the protein MKSSKKLNLYVLVHTESRYNKKRIFTGHIDSVLTEKGHKQAEAFAKELAGKNINIAYTSPLKRAKQTLKHIIRYHPETKVIIDKRIIERDYGELSRRSKVKFRRDHPDLYPIYHRSYKTPPPGGESMIQVEKRVLLFIKEVINIMRKNRFNVLIVTHSNSIRPIIRYFEGISSKEMMQLENYRLKVLTYKI; encoded by the coding sequence ATGAAAAGCAGCAAGAAACTCAATCTATATGTCTTAGTCCATACGGAAAGTCGTTATAATAAAAAACGGATTTTTACCGGACACATTGATTCTGTATTAACAGAAAAAGGTCATAAACAAGCTGAAGCATTTGCAAAAGAACTTGCAGGTAAAAACATTAACATCGCTTATACTTCTCCACTTAAAAGAGCAAAACAGACATTAAAACATATAATACGCTATCATCCTGAAACCAAAGTTATAATTGATAAAAGAATAATTGAAAGGGATTATGGGGAATTATCAAGAAGAAGCAAAGTCAAATTCAGAAGGGACCATCCCGATTTATATCCAATCTACCACCGGTCTTATAAAACTCCCCCACCGGGCGGTGAGAGCATGATTCAGGTGGAGAAAAGAGTCCTTTTGTTCATTAAAGAAGTTATTAATATAATGAGAAAAAATAGATTCAACGTGCTCATTGTTACACACAGTAATTCAATCCGTCCGATTATAAGGTATTTTGAAGGTATTAGTTCCAAAGAAATGATGCAACTTGAAAATTACCGGCTTAAAGTTCTTACTTATAAGATATAG